In a single window of the Streptomyces sp. CGMCC 4.7035 genome:
- a CDS encoding DeoR/GlpR family DNA-binding transcription regulator: protein MYAPERQQEILRLARDGGRVDVVSLAEEFQVTAETIRRDLKALDRAGLVRRVHGGAIPAGRLDFEPDLAERESTAADEKDRIAKAALAELPGEGTMILDAGSTVARLAGVIPLDTTLTVVTHSLPTAARLADHPGIQLHLVGGRVRHRTRAAVDAWALRAYGEIRADVLFIAANGFSAGHGLTTPDLAEAAVKRAAIQAARRVVLLADSSKHGQEHFARFGDLGDVDLLITDSGLSPEDAAAIERGGTEVVRA from the coding sequence ATGTACGCACCGGAGCGGCAGCAGGAGATCCTCCGGCTCGCCCGTGACGGCGGGCGGGTGGACGTGGTGTCGCTGGCCGAGGAGTTCCAGGTCACGGCCGAAACGATCCGCCGCGACCTGAAGGCCCTCGACCGCGCCGGCCTCGTGCGCCGGGTGCACGGCGGTGCCATTCCTGCCGGACGCCTGGACTTCGAGCCGGACCTCGCGGAGCGGGAGTCCACCGCGGCCGACGAGAAGGACCGGATCGCCAAGGCGGCCCTCGCGGAGCTGCCGGGCGAGGGCACGATGATCCTCGACGCCGGTTCGACGGTCGCCCGGCTCGCTGGGGTTATCCCCCTGGACACCACGCTCACCGTCGTCACGCACAGCCTGCCCACCGCGGCCCGCCTCGCGGACCACCCCGGTATCCAGCTCCATCTGGTCGGGGGGCGCGTACGGCACCGTACGCGCGCCGCCGTGGACGCCTGGGCGCTGCGCGCGTACGGCGAGATCCGCGCCGACGTCCTGTTCATCGCCGCCAACGGCTTCTCCGCCGGCCACGGACTGACCACGCCCGACCTCGCCGAGGCCGCCGTCAAGCGCGCCGCGATCCAGGCCGCCCGCCGCGTGGTGCTGCTCGCCGACTCCTCCAAGCACGGCCAGGAGCACTTCGCCCGCTTCGGCGACCTCGGCGACGTGGACCTGCTGATCACCGACAGTGGGCTGAGCCCTGAAGACGCGGCCGCGATCGAGCGCGGCGGCACGGAAGTAGTACGCGCATGA
- a CDS encoding wHTH domain-containing protein — MTERGGTENRISDNTINGPSFQVGHAGSVQYHATHHHYDRHYPPPSPPAAPQEAPHPWVSEVAAPRLWSRVPEDRDSGPMLAAARDIAAGLGALHDDSERSLTGDPWWDREFAKRFLSHIVQLVCDDTNEDWDFHPVEVMLLTLAPYVSQTLWVRTAAERVGVRPDELGRRGGDDDRVSYEKFCDDGHDRLVRRATLGLTDRPGAESDIGWWLFHQWIDNGLRGTKHHWTAYEDLVGRLALNRPPLWNVFDRNRAGQVLYGLRLPLLEACRLERLDLYKTFTVGGGLHTPQRLRLKRLALLLAVARARALDIPALPDDLVENLGIPHRVDLEELRSVTVERASWNSDHGPMVLEAADCQHEAVVEALRQHVEQVDALLEDVHRAARAGEDLKPLRALPQRALAEGVEPARGDDGRLKFENYSKFQVDPRRVRGLLMGVQLYRSPGLAIRELYQNALDACRYRAARIDYAKKQRRDRTEEDGEAWRGWIRFEQGVKDGREYLECRDNGIGMGESELSRVFARAGTRFTDLTDVRNERSDWEAKGIRMYPVSRFGIGVLSYFMIADEFEVITRKQLDGGSTGDCYKVAIYGPNHLFRIEPFDGPTDAGTIVRLYLKEKAPSCVQELKRLLGFVDFDTSARHGVALTAEWKARSFRLRGDARADGQEALRAHGTQVLGPPGEDGAPPRVVWCESGGGVLVDGILTRPTQRRGVLADPQRGKSRRSLFLERPQDEVLRGAVVNLVGEPAPKLSIDRLEILDDVSGTVEGLLRAAADDLACSTSELLSFDWLGGVASSSPKLADIITEAVMRADRELQLPGGRPFRPAEAGFLPDDARIINWATGEDSRSSTKEVPDHILLWRLLAHGEGARLAELGPEPADVPALLPARPSDTAVFDDHGGWLQVEDWAKPGHVLWVASRAGLTPRQVVRRAEQLHIAVLPADRYPNAEPDPLDLALLSLGLGGEPGWCSTDDPVPLNHFIEAHVRHGASIPKIAERMRWYGFDVSAADGLPERMTEDSLQLLSMGGDGEGGWWTTEAPIPPGHVLSMARRTGRTVADVGEELRRYGLTVADLPELRGPEDLLLLSRDLNGKPAWIGPDETVPYSHLLAAARACHMDVADVAAVLDAYGLSRRTTALNEWSASDRMLIGYSGDMPTLWPNGLVFSWADLLRAAAKLRMSPRAAVDRLRRLGASASLTLPDELDEIDEELLDPSVEIWESRSNDDTAISMNDLLLTARRVKRSPVVVSARLRSYGFDVPRHSRLESDDVRDDLLILSRDLDSRFPWLDSEEPVLLGHICAVSGRLGIPILEAADRLRRLGMNVPDVRDMIRAAREKLPRREEPEPALPES; from the coding sequence GTGACGGAGCGGGGCGGGACAGAGAACAGGATCAGTGACAACACGATCAACGGGCCGTCGTTCCAGGTGGGGCACGCGGGATCGGTGCAGTACCACGCGACCCACCACCATTACGACCGTCACTACCCGCCGCCATCGCCGCCCGCAGCTCCTCAGGAGGCGCCCCACCCTTGGGTGAGCGAGGTGGCGGCGCCCCGCCTCTGGTCGCGCGTACCGGAGGACCGGGACAGCGGCCCGATGCTGGCGGCGGCGCGGGACATCGCGGCCGGACTGGGCGCGCTGCACGACGACAGCGAACGGAGTCTCACCGGTGACCCGTGGTGGGACCGGGAGTTCGCGAAGCGTTTCCTGAGCCACATCGTCCAGTTGGTGTGCGACGACACGAACGAGGACTGGGACTTCCATCCCGTGGAGGTCATGCTGCTGACACTCGCGCCGTATGTGTCCCAGACGCTGTGGGTGCGTACGGCGGCGGAGCGGGTCGGGGTGCGGCCCGACGAACTCGGTCGACGGGGCGGAGACGACGACCGCGTGTCGTACGAGAAGTTCTGCGACGACGGCCACGATCGGCTCGTACGCCGGGCCACACTGGGCCTGACCGACCGGCCGGGGGCCGAGTCGGACATCGGCTGGTGGCTGTTCCACCAGTGGATCGACAACGGCCTGCGGGGCACGAAGCACCACTGGACGGCGTACGAGGATCTGGTGGGTCGGCTGGCACTGAACCGCCCCCCTCTGTGGAACGTGTTCGACCGGAACAGGGCCGGACAGGTTCTTTACGGGCTGCGGCTGCCGTTGTTGGAGGCGTGCCGGCTCGAACGGCTGGACCTCTACAAAACGTTCACCGTGGGCGGTGGTCTGCACACGCCGCAGAGGCTGCGCCTCAAAAGGCTGGCACTGCTCCTGGCAGTCGCCCGTGCCCGCGCCCTCGACATCCCCGCGCTCCCGGACGACCTGGTGGAGAACCTGGGCATCCCGCACCGGGTGGACCTGGAGGAACTCAGGAGTGTGACCGTCGAGCGGGCCTCCTGGAACAGCGACCACGGCCCCATGGTGCTGGAGGCCGCCGACTGCCAGCACGAGGCGGTGGTCGAGGCCCTACGGCAGCATGTGGAGCAGGTCGACGCGCTTTTGGAGGACGTCCACCGCGCGGCCCGCGCGGGGGAAGACCTGAAACCGCTGCGGGCACTGCCACAGCGCGCCTTGGCCGAGGGCGTGGAGCCCGCACGTGGGGACGACGGCCGACTCAAGTTCGAGAACTACAGCAAGTTCCAGGTGGACCCCCGACGGGTGCGGGGCCTGCTGATGGGGGTCCAGCTGTACCGCAGCCCGGGGCTCGCGATCAGGGAGCTGTACCAGAACGCGCTGGACGCCTGCCGGTATCGCGCGGCGCGGATCGACTACGCGAAGAAGCAGCGGCGGGACCGCACCGAGGAGGACGGAGAGGCCTGGCGGGGCTGGATCCGCTTCGAACAGGGCGTGAAAGACGGCCGTGAGTACCTCGAGTGCCGGGACAACGGCATTGGGATGGGCGAGTCGGAACTGAGCAGGGTCTTCGCTCGCGCCGGGACGCGTTTCACGGATCTGACGGACGTCCGCAACGAGCGCAGCGACTGGGAGGCCAAAGGCATCCGCATGTATCCCGTCAGCCGCTTCGGTATCGGGGTGCTGAGCTACTTCATGATCGCCGACGAGTTCGAGGTGATCACTCGAAAGCAGTTGGACGGCGGTTCCACGGGTGACTGCTACAAGGTGGCGATCTACGGGCCCAACCATCTGTTCCGCATCGAACCGTTCGACGGCCCCACCGATGCGGGCACGATCGTCCGGCTCTATCTCAAGGAGAAGGCGCCTTCGTGCGTCCAGGAGCTGAAGCGGTTGCTGGGCTTCGTGGACTTCGACACGTCGGCGCGGCACGGGGTGGCGCTTACGGCCGAGTGGAAGGCCAGGTCGTTCCGGCTGCGGGGCGACGCGCGTGCGGACGGTCAGGAAGCGCTGCGCGCCCACGGAACCCAGGTGCTCGGGCCGCCGGGCGAGGACGGGGCTCCGCCCCGAGTGGTGTGGTGCGAGTCGGGCGGGGGCGTGCTGGTGGACGGGATTCTGACCAGGCCCACGCAGCGGCGGGGGGTGCTGGCGGATCCGCAGCGGGGGAAGTCGAGGCGGTCACTGTTCTTGGAACGCCCCCAGGACGAGGTTCTGCGCGGAGCTGTCGTGAATCTGGTGGGGGAACCCGCACCCAAGCTCTCCATCGACCGTCTCGAGATCCTCGACGACGTGTCGGGCACGGTGGAGGGCCTGCTTCGCGCGGCGGCGGACGATCTGGCCTGTTCGACGTCCGAGCTGCTCAGCTTCGACTGGCTCGGCGGAGTGGCCTCCTCCAGCCCCAAGCTCGCCGACATCATCACCGAAGCGGTCATGAGGGCCGACCGGGAACTCCAACTCCCCGGCGGACGTCCCTTCCGACCGGCTGAAGCCGGTTTCCTTCCGGATGACGCGAGAATCATCAACTGGGCCACGGGCGAGGACAGCCGTAGTTCGACCAAGGAAGTGCCTGATCACATCCTCCTGTGGCGCCTTCTCGCCCATGGAGAGGGGGCGCGGCTCGCCGAGTTGGGTCCGGAGCCGGCGGACGTCCCCGCGCTCTTGCCCGCACGGCCCTCGGACACAGCCGTGTTCGATGACCACGGAGGGTGGCTGCAGGTCGAGGACTGGGCGAAACCCGGCCACGTCCTCTGGGTCGCGAGCCGGGCAGGCTTGACCCCGCGGCAGGTTGTTCGGCGCGCGGAACAGTTGCACATCGCCGTGCTGCCCGCCGACCGCTACCCGAACGCCGAGCCCGATCCTCTTGACCTCGCACTGCTCAGCCTGGGCCTGGGCGGCGAGCCCGGCTGGTGCTCCACGGACGACCCGGTACCGCTGAATCACTTCATCGAGGCGCATGTGCGCCACGGTGCGAGCATCCCGAAGATCGCCGAGCGCATGCGGTGGTACGGGTTCGACGTGTCCGCGGCCGACGGACTTCCGGAGCGCATGACGGAGGACAGCCTGCAGCTGCTGAGTATGGGCGGCGACGGCGAGGGGGGCTGGTGGACGACCGAGGCCCCGATTCCGCCGGGGCATGTGCTCTCGATGGCCCGGCGCACCGGTCGGACGGTCGCCGACGTGGGCGAAGAGCTGCGCCGGTACGGACTGACGGTCGCTGATCTGCCCGAGCTGCGCGGGCCCGAAGATCTGCTCCTGCTCAGCCGGGATCTGAACGGGAAACCCGCCTGGATCGGCCCAGACGAAACGGTGCCGTACAGCCATCTGCTGGCGGCGGCGCGCGCATGCCACATGGACGTGGCCGACGTGGCCGCCGTTCTCGACGCCTACGGACTGAGCCGGCGGACGACCGCGCTCAACGAGTGGTCCGCGTCGGACCGGATGTTGATCGGTTACAGCGGTGACATGCCCACCCTGTGGCCGAATGGCCTGGTGTTCTCGTGGGCCGACCTGTTGAGGGCGGCGGCCAAGCTCAGGATGTCACCGCGGGCCGCGGTGGACCGGCTGCGTCGGCTCGGTGCGTCCGCCTCGTTGACCCTCCCCGATGAGCTGGACGAAATCGATGAGGAACTCCTCGACCCGAGCGTTGAAATCTGGGAGTCGCGCAGCAACGACGACACCGCCATATCGATGAACGACCTCTTGTTGACAGCACGTCGGGTGAAGAGGAGCCCGGTTGTGGTCTCGGCCCGGCTGCGGTCGTACGGATTCGATGTCCCCCGGCACTCGCGACTGGAGTCGGACGACGTCCGCGACGATCTGCTGATCCTCAGCAGGGACCTGGACAGCAGATTCCCCTGGCTCGACTCCGAGGAACCGGTCCTCCTGGGCCACATCTGCGCTGTCTCCGGCCGTCTCGGCATCCCCATCCTGGAAGCCGCCGACCGCCTCCGTCGCCTCGGCATGAACGTTCCTGACGTGCGGGACATGATCCGAGCCGCCAGGGAGAAGCTGCCCAGACGCGAGGAGCCGGAACCCGCGCTGCCGGAGTCCTAG
- a CDS encoding helix-turn-helix transcriptional regulator, which yields MTIDTPARLLQLLSLLQTPREWPGGELADRLGVSRRTVRRDIDRLRELGYPVEATKGADGGYRLVAGKAMPPLVLDDEEAVAIAVGLRAGAGHAVEGVEEASVRALAKLEQVLPSRLRHRVTTLQAATTPLTSGDGASIAPETLTVMASTIAGSERLRFAYRSGDGTPSRRLTEPRRLVSTGRRWYLVAYDLDRDDWRTFRVDRVTEPFATGARFTPRELPTGSAAEYLRQSMYGRQETYAFEATFAAPADFVAARVPRWVGTPEPLDDHSCRLRGTVSDSVEWLAVRLALVDCEFTVHRPAELVACVRDLGARMSRAADAGRA from the coding sequence ATGACGATCGACACTCCGGCCCGGCTCCTACAGCTGCTCTCCCTCCTCCAGACTCCGCGCGAGTGGCCCGGCGGCGAGCTCGCCGACCGGCTCGGGGTGTCCCGGCGCACCGTACGGCGCGATATCGACCGGCTGCGCGAGCTGGGCTACCCGGTCGAGGCCACCAAGGGAGCCGACGGCGGCTACCGGCTGGTCGCGGGCAAGGCCATGCCGCCGCTCGTGCTCGACGACGAGGAGGCCGTCGCGATAGCGGTGGGGCTGCGCGCCGGGGCCGGGCACGCCGTCGAGGGCGTGGAGGAGGCGTCCGTTCGGGCCCTGGCCAAGCTGGAACAGGTGCTGCCGAGCCGGCTGCGCCACCGCGTCACCACGCTCCAGGCCGCCACCACTCCCCTGACCAGCGGCGACGGGGCGAGCATCGCGCCCGAGACGCTGACCGTGATGGCCTCGACGATCGCGGGCAGTGAACGGCTGCGGTTCGCGTACCGCTCGGGGGACGGAACGCCGTCACGGCGCCTGACCGAGCCGCGCAGGCTGGTGTCGACCGGCCGCCGCTGGTACCTCGTCGCCTACGACCTCGACCGCGACGACTGGCGCACCTTCCGCGTCGACCGGGTCACCGAGCCGTTCGCGACCGGCGCGCGGTTCACGCCACGGGAGCTGCCGACGGGAAGCGCGGCGGAGTATCTGCGGCAGTCGATGTACGGACGGCAGGAGACCTACGCGTTCGAGGCGACCTTCGCCGCGCCGGCGGACTTCGTCGCGGCGCGTGTGCCCCGGTGGGTCGGCACGCCCGAGCCCCTCGACGACCACAGCTGCCGGCTGCGCGGCACGGTGAGCGACTCCGTGGAGTGGCTGGCGGTGCGGCTCGCGCTGGTCGACTGCGAGTTCACCGTGCATCGTCCGGCCGAACTGGTCGCCTGCGTACGGGATCTGGGGGCACGGATGAGCCGGGCGGCGGACGCGGGCAGGGCGTGA
- the pfkB gene encoding 1-phosphofructokinase, whose protein sequence is MILTVTPNPSLDRTYEVPSLDRGEVIRATGERVDPGGKGVNVSRAVAAAGQPTVAVLPLGGAPGALVADLLHAQGIQVAPVPIAGATRSNIAVAEPDGTLTKINAPGPELSASEAELLLEAVREQYRSADTTWITCCGSLPRGLAPSWYADLVARAHAAGARIALDTSGPALLEALRERPDVVKPNAEELAEAVGRPLVTVGDAVKAAEELREMGAGAVLASLGADGQLLVDGAGAWFGSASVDVVRSNVGAGDSSLAGFLIAGGTGPEALASAVAHGAAAVQLPGSVMPTPADLDLSAVTVTAEVPVDRVLTEPVS, encoded by the coding sequence ATGATTCTCACCGTCACCCCGAACCCCTCTCTCGACCGTACGTACGAGGTCCCGTCCCTCGACCGCGGTGAGGTCATCCGTGCCACCGGCGAACGCGTGGACCCGGGCGGCAAGGGCGTGAACGTCTCGCGCGCGGTCGCCGCCGCCGGACAGCCCACGGTCGCCGTCCTGCCCCTCGGCGGCGCGCCGGGCGCGCTCGTCGCCGACCTGCTGCACGCGCAGGGCATCCAGGTCGCCCCGGTCCCGATCGCCGGAGCCACCCGCTCCAACATCGCGGTCGCCGAACCCGACGGCACCCTCACCAAGATCAACGCGCCTGGTCCCGAGCTCTCCGCCTCCGAGGCCGAACTGCTCCTGGAGGCGGTCCGTGAGCAGTACCGCTCCGCCGACACCACCTGGATCACCTGCTGCGGCAGCCTCCCGCGGGGTCTGGCCCCGTCCTGGTACGCCGATCTGGTCGCCCGTGCCCACGCCGCGGGCGCCCGGATCGCGCTCGACACCTCCGGGCCCGCGCTGCTGGAGGCATTGCGTGAGCGCCCGGACGTGGTGAAGCCGAACGCCGAGGAGCTCGCGGAGGCCGTCGGGCGCCCCCTCGTCACCGTGGGCGACGCGGTCAAGGCGGCCGAGGAACTGCGGGAAATGGGCGCGGGCGCCGTGCTCGCCAGCCTCGGCGCGGACGGGCAGCTGCTGGTCGACGGCGCGGGCGCGTGGTTCGGCAGCGCCTCCGTCGATGTCGTACGCTCCAACGTCGGCGCCGGCGACTCCTCCCTCGCGGGCTTCCTGATCGCGGGCGGCACTGGTCCCGAAGCCCTGGCCTCGGCCGTCGCCCACGGCGCCGCAGCCGTCCAGCTGCCGGGCAGCGTGATGCCGACCCCGGCCGACCTCGATCTCTCCGCCGTGACCGTCACGGCGGAGGTCCCCGTGGACCGCGTCCTGACGGAACCCGTGTCATGA
- a CDS encoding sigma-70 family RNA polymerase sigma factor: MATRAVARRKASEGETVDAANSVRAHGGEIADRDLVGMYLDEIARTPLLDAAREVELSQIIEAGVFARQILDGEEEAKADATREELEALVTEGEKAKDVFIRSNLRLVVAVARRYPRSGLPLLDLIQEGNAGLVRAVEKFDYRKGFKFSTYATWWIRQAITRSIADQSRTIRLPVHLVEELGRIRRVQREFNRENGREPEPAEIAAELGATPERVIDVLDWARDPVSLNMSVDDEGETQFGDLLEDTSAVSPEQSVLTLLRSEELDDLIGRLDQRTASIIKMRYGIEDGRERTLTEVGKEHGLTRERIRQIEKHALLELKKLARQTGFDAAA, from the coding sequence ATGGCAACCCGTGCCGTCGCCCGTCGCAAGGCCTCCGAAGGCGAGACCGTGGACGCGGCAAACAGTGTTCGCGCCCATGGCGGCGAGATCGCCGATCGCGACCTGGTCGGCATGTACCTCGACGAGATCGCGCGTACACCACTGCTCGACGCCGCCAGGGAGGTCGAGCTGTCCCAGATCATCGAAGCGGGTGTGTTCGCGCGACAGATCCTCGACGGCGAGGAAGAGGCCAAGGCCGATGCCACCCGCGAGGAGCTGGAGGCCCTGGTCACCGAGGGGGAGAAGGCGAAGGACGTCTTCATCCGCTCGAACCTCCGCCTGGTCGTCGCCGTGGCGCGCCGCTACCCCCGCAGTGGTCTCCCGCTGCTCGATCTGATCCAGGAGGGCAACGCCGGCCTGGTGCGCGCGGTCGAGAAGTTCGACTACCGCAAGGGCTTCAAGTTCTCGACGTACGCGACCTGGTGGATCCGTCAGGCCATCACCCGGTCGATCGCCGACCAGTCCCGGACCATCCGGCTGCCCGTCCACCTGGTGGAGGAGCTCGGCCGTATCCGGCGCGTCCAGCGGGAGTTCAACCGTGAGAACGGGCGGGAGCCGGAGCCGGCCGAGATCGCGGCCGAGCTGGGCGCGACCCCGGAGCGGGTCATCGACGTGCTGGACTGGGCCCGTGACCCGGTCTCGCTGAACATGTCGGTGGACGACGAGGGCGAGACGCAGTTCGGCGACCTCCTTGAGGACACGTCGGCGGTGTCGCCGGAGCAGTCGGTGCTCACGCTGCTGCGCAGCGAGGAGCTGGACGACCTCATCGGTCGACTGGACCAGCGCACGGCCTCGATCATCAAGATGCGGTACGGCATCGAGGACGGCCGGGAGCGCACGCTCACGGAGGTCGGCAAGGAGCACGGCCTGACGCGCGAGCGGATCCGGCAGATCGAGAAGCACGCGCTGCTGGAGCTGAAGAAGCTGGCGCGGCAGACGGGGTTCGACGCGGCGGCGTAA
- a CDS encoding MFS transporter, whose product MTSTKTTFSSTADGGAAAGTGDRRRWFALAIVMTAAFMDLVDVTIVNIAIPSIKRDAGASFSQIQWITAGYALAFAAGLITGGRLGDIHGRKRLFLIGIGGFTLASALCGFAANPEMLVASRILQGAMAALMVPQVLSIVHATFPAHERGKVFGLFGAIVGLGAVSGPLLGALLTEWNLFGLQWRPIFLINLPVGIVAFVLGRRYITESKAPRALRLDLVGVALVTLGLLMLLYPLTRGRELGWPLWGYASMAGALVVFTALVAYERRKAVRDGSPLIELSLFRVKSFAAGIAVQTVFGVGLGVFFLVWTLYMQVGLGWSALRAGLTGVPFSIAVSTAAGLSVQKLVPRFGRKVLQAGALVMGAGVLLYIWESDRYGLAIASWQMALPLVVMGVGMGLIVAPLTDAILSGVPREHSGSASGLINTVQQMGNALGLGLVSVVFFGEIDDRLTPAQVGPAFVHAFQHALGWVAAVMAVIFLLMFALPKRPAQHVEGAETEADIVEDRVLVS is encoded by the coding sequence ATGACCTCCACCAAGACCACTTTCAGCAGTACGGCCGACGGGGGCGCCGCGGCCGGCACGGGCGACCGGCGTCGCTGGTTCGCGCTCGCCATCGTGATGACCGCGGCGTTCATGGACCTGGTCGACGTCACGATCGTCAACATCGCGATCCCGTCGATCAAGCGGGATGCGGGCGCGTCCTTCAGCCAGATCCAGTGGATCACGGCGGGGTACGCGCTCGCCTTCGCCGCCGGGCTCATCACGGGCGGCCGGCTCGGCGACATCCACGGCCGCAAGCGCCTCTTCCTCATCGGCATAGGAGGTTTCACGCTCGCCTCGGCGCTGTGCGGCTTCGCCGCGAACCCGGAGATGCTCGTCGCCTCGCGGATCCTCCAGGGAGCGATGGCCGCGCTGATGGTGCCGCAGGTGCTGTCGATCGTGCACGCCACCTTCCCGGCGCACGAGCGGGGCAAGGTCTTCGGTCTGTTCGGCGCGATCGTCGGTCTCGGTGCCGTCTCCGGTCCGCTCCTGGGGGCGCTGCTCACCGAGTGGAACCTGTTCGGGCTGCAGTGGCGGCCCATCTTCCTGATCAACCTGCCGGTCGGCATCGTGGCATTCGTCCTGGGCCGTCGCTACATCACGGAGTCCAAGGCCCCGCGGGCCCTGCGCCTCGACCTGGTCGGCGTCGCCCTGGTCACCCTCGGTCTGCTGATGCTGCTCTACCCGCTCACCCGCGGCCGGGAGCTGGGCTGGCCGCTGTGGGGGTACGCGTCGATGGCGGGCGCGCTGGTCGTCTTCACGGCACTGGTGGCCTACGAGAGGCGGAAGGCGGTGCGCGACGGTTCCCCCCTGATCGAGCTGTCCCTCTTCCGCGTGAAGAGCTTCGCGGCGGGCATCGCGGTGCAGACCGTCTTCGGGGTCGGCCTCGGCGTCTTCTTCCTGGTCTGGACGCTGTACATGCAGGTCGGGCTGGGCTGGAGCGCTCTGCGGGCCGGGCTGACGGGCGTGCCGTTCTCGATCGCGGTCTCGACGGCGGCCGGTCTGTCCGTGCAGAAGCTGGTCCCGCGTTTCGGCCGCAAGGTGCTCCAGGCGGGCGCGCTGGTGATGGGGGCGGGCGTCCTGCTCTACATCTGGGAGTCCGACCGGTACGGCCTGGCCATCGCTTCCTGGCAGATGGCGCTGCCGCTGGTGGTCATGGGTGTGGGTATGGGGCTGATCGTCGCCCCGTTGACGGACGCGATCCTGTCCGGGGTGCCGCGTGAGCACTCCGGCTCGGCGTCCGGCCTGATCAACACGGTGCAGCAGATGGGCAACGCGCTGGGTCTCGGGCTGGTGTCGGTGGTCTTTTTCGGCGAGATCGACGACCGGTTGACCCCCGCCCAGGTGGGTCCGGCCTTCGTGCACGCCTTCCAGCACGCGCTGGGCTGGGTCGCGGCCGTGATGGCGGTGATCTTCCTGCTGATGTTCGCCCTGCCGAAGCGGCCGGCGCAGCACGTGGAGGGAGCGGAGACGGAGGCGGACATCGTGGAGGACCGGGTGCTCGTCTCCTGA
- a CDS encoding GNAT family N-acetyltransferase: MATERTEVQVRPGVENDLKALTDIYNHYVRETPITFDTASFTPEERRPWLLSHPEDGPHRLMVATPTDSQEILGYATSSAYRAKPAYSTSVEVTVYLAPHATGRGVGTHLYKALFETLADEDLHRAYAGIAQPNEASVRLHERFGFRHVGTYREVGRKFGRYWDVAWYEKEL; this comes from the coding sequence ATGGCAACGGAACGTACAGAGGTCCAGGTCAGACCGGGAGTCGAGAACGACCTCAAAGCCCTCACGGACATCTACAACCACTACGTGCGTGAGACGCCCATCACATTCGACACCGCGTCCTTCACACCGGAAGAGCGGCGTCCGTGGCTGCTCTCCCACCCTGAAGACGGGCCGCACCGGCTGATGGTTGCCACCCCCACGGACTCACAGGAGATTCTGGGGTACGCCACATCCAGCGCTTACCGCGCGAAGCCCGCGTACTCGACCTCCGTGGAGGTCACCGTCTATCTGGCCCCCCACGCGACCGGCCGCGGCGTCGGCACACACCTCTACAAGGCCCTCTTCGAGACCCTCGCCGACGAGGACCTCCACCGCGCGTACGCGGGCATCGCCCAGCCCAACGAAGCGTCCGTGCGCCTGCACGAACGCTTCGGCTTCCGGCACGTCGGCACCTACCGGGAGGTGGGCCGGAAGTTCGGGCGGTACTGGGATGTGGCCTGGTACGAAAAGGAGCTCTAG
- a CDS encoding TetR/AcrR family transcriptional regulator codes for MEVARAAAGLFMTNGLRATRTEDIARAAGIAPRTFYRYFATKEESLAPLFSAGAHRWAEAVRDAPAHLTVAEALHHAAVRTLTPGVGVSARSLEWVRALLRLTDTNPALRKVWAEICQAAEPELAEVLAGRMRAGDEESVTVTPALRFAAAVAGAAVRVAVESWAVGEEPAAGPGGPAALAVSNLEALRDFRWETGRA; via the coding sequence ATGGAGGTCGCCCGTGCCGCGGCGGGACTCTTCATGACGAACGGCCTGCGCGCCACCCGGACCGAGGACATCGCCCGCGCCGCCGGCATCGCCCCGCGCACCTTTTACCGCTACTTCGCGACCAAGGAGGAGTCGCTGGCCCCGCTGTTCTCGGCGGGCGCCCACAGGTGGGCCGAGGCCGTCCGCGACGCCCCCGCCCACCTCACCGTCGCCGAGGCCCTGCACCACGCGGCGGTCCGCACCCTGACCCCCGGCGTCGGCGTGTCCGCGAGGTCCCTGGAATGGGTCCGCGCCCTGTTGCGCCTCACCGACACCAACCCCGCGCTCAGAAAGGTCTGGGCCGAGATCTGCCAGGCCGCGGAACCGGAGCTGGCAGAGGTACTGGCCGGGCGTATGCGCGCTGGTGACGAAGAGTCAGTCACGGTTACCCCTGCCCTCCGTTTCGCCGCGGCCGTCGCCGGGGCCGCCGTCCGTGTGGCGGTGGAGAGTTGGGCCGTCGGCGAGGAACCGGCCGCCGGTCCGGGTGGACCCGCCGCTCTCGCCGTAAGCAATCTGGAGGCCCTGCGGGACTTCCGGTGGGAGACGGGCCGAGCTTGA